Genomic DNA from Paramisgurnus dabryanus chromosome 11, PD_genome_1.1, whole genome shotgun sequence:
TTCACCATGCAGCAGCTGCACAACCAATAATGAGAAAACATTTAAGAAAACAACTCCACAGGAAAAACGATTTTTTTATTAGGAATAGCGAGTCGCCCACCCTGGTGAAATCGATGTCGAGTCCTGGAACGCTGCCCAGTCCCATCATGGAGCCCTGGGCCGGGATCACTCCGAACGTGGGCAGACAGCTGAAGTCCTCATGACCCTCAAAGAGGAATTTAAGGTGATCGGGGTCTTTAGTAGACATGCCCACCCCCAGAGCATACAGGATCGTGTTCATGTGTGTGTACGTAAAGCTCATCTCTGATAGAGATCGGCCAACAGCATCTGACTGTGAAAGCATGagatttattatgaaacatGATTATTGTCTatctgcgtgtgtgtgtgtgtgtctgtgtatatATGATGCTCACAGGATTGATCCGGACCGCAGTGCTGGTGGGATTGGCTTTAATTCCATCTTCAGTGTCGACTCTTGACAGAACGTCCACCAGCGTCTGCAGTGACTCTTCATTAACAGACAATCATAGACTGCTCTTAATAAACCTGAATCATTATTTTATTGATGAGCTCTATTGACCTGGTcttacagacaaggcttaaatctagtcctagactaagacATAGTTAGAGCGCTCTCAACTGAAAaaaacttgcactgacagatgttaaaggggacatctcacaagactttaagatgtcaaataaatctctggtgtcctcagagtatgtgtgtgaagttttagctcaaaatatcatttattataacatgttaaaattgacactttgtaggtgtgagcaaaaatgtgctgtttttgggtgtccTTAAACATAAgttcccttctgacatcacaaggggagacaaattttaatgacctattttgcacatgcttgcggagaatggtttaccaaaactaagttactgggttgatctttttcacattttctaggttgacagaagcactggggacccaattatagcacttaaaggtgctctaagcgaactgacgcgttttagaccataaaacattttttgttacataccggaaacatctcctcactatctgcttgctgcctgtcagctgatcaaactgtaaaaaaacacgatctctgtagacagcccaggcttcacaaacggcaatatcaacaagtggccaaacctagcacaacaaaacaaaacaaagtattccagccaataagcgacaaaaaggatttgggggtgggggtttgtcgcgttcatgaaagcacggaagggagggggaggagttagctacgctccgtctgtttgaaaacagttcaaacgtcaacaataactaacgtctcgcagattcgcttagagagcctttaaacatggaaaagtccgattttcatgatatgtcccctttaaaatatgccagtgccattgatttgtctcaagatacacatcAGTAACATCTTTTCCAAGGCATGTTTAATTTACTAAGGCccagtcctggctttagctaagccttatCTGTGAAACCAGACCATTGTGTGCAAACAGCTGAACTGAGGACAGATCTTCTCTAGCCGGTTACCCTGAATGCTGGAAGGTTTGCCGGCATCGGTGAAGTCACAGATTTCATCCCACGTATCTCGTACGGCCTCTGGCGTCATGCTCAGATTCTTCTGTCGTACGATTCGGCCCAGACTCCTCTCCCACCGTACTGTATAAACGTATTTATAATGATTTATACAGGATTGACCATAATAGATCTAACTAACTGGATCTTATAAAGGGTGCAAAACACTCCATCAGGTTTCTAGGGGGTTGCTTACGATCGTCTTTAACATATGTAATGTATTCTGTTATATATGCATCAGTGATTCACGAGTTTATTTCTGTTGGTGAACTTCTCCCACAGAGATCAGATTCTTAAGAGAGCAGGACTTACATTTACCGATCCACCCGGCTCCAAcctaaagaaagacaaacagcAGATGATCTATAAAAGTCATATAAGCTTTAAATGATGGGAAATTATTCTACACACCTCGAAAAGACTCCCGTTCTCCTGACAGTCCTCGTGACACAACCAGAGGACGAGCGGAGCCACGTATTCAGCTTTCAACGACTCTAAGAGatctaaacaaacacaaagtgaGGTAAAATCATAATTCTCATTAAATGAACATCACCTTCAAAGGCGTCGTGTTTGTGTGCATATGAACGTTCATGATTCTGCTGCTGATGCTTCACGTACCAGGAGGCATGACGGTCTGCGTGAGGCGAGATCCTGCGGTCGGAGCGATCGTGTTACAGTGGATGTTGTATTTCTGGCCCTCGATGGCCAGCGTGTTCGACAGGCCAAGTGCACCCAGCTTAGCGGCGCTGTAGTTCGCCTGTCCAAAGTTACCATAGATACCAGCTGCTGATGATGTCATGATGATTCTGTAAAGAGACACAATATCACCCAACTACAACAGCCAGTAAAATGACAAGACACAAACTGTTCTAGTCAGTTTCTTGAAGATCAGATTTGAAGGATTTACAGAGGACTGAAAACAGCTTTGAGTTTCAGACAGCAAACTTCTTTGACGGATCAAATCTCTCCTAAAATCACTACAGATTGGGTACCTCCCGAACTTCTGGTTCTTCATGTGATTCCAGGCAGCTCGTGTGACCAGGAAAGATCCTCTCAGATGAACTCGATGAATCAGATCTGATGGGAGAAACGCTCACGTGACTCGTGTGATGTGACATCAGATGTGACACGTATATGATTCTGCTCCGTTTACGTACCCCAATCCAGATCGCTGGTTCTGCCGAATGACCGATCGCGCAGAATCCTTAACAAAACACAAGACAATTAAAGTAAGTTCATCTTCTCATGAGATCACAGCTCCTCCAAAAACATCTAGATGACATTCAGAACTTACCCAGCATTGTTTATTACAATAtctaaaagaaaacaaacaaacaaacaaacaaactttgTTGACTGCAGTCCTCACAACCCTTTAACATATTATCAATATcctaaaatccaaaataatgtGGAAATATTCATGAGGATTAAAAACAGCACCTATTCGCCCAAACGCATCCAAAGCTGTCTGAATGAGCTTCTCGCCATCTTCTACTGAATCTGTGTAGATAAAATGAGCATACCAGTAATCATCTTTAAATTAATTATGCTTCATTTCATTGGACTGCCATtgaattttaaaaagaaaacatttaaaacatccAAATATGATAAAAATCAAGAGGACATCCTTCAGTCATGAGATGATATAGTCGCTGTCTGACCAACGACGACCACTGAGCTCTTCCCTTTAAATCTTAAAGTAtatcattttcttttttaatggaTCACCCAGCGACAACCAATCGCTtcttaaacttttattttaaattattcaaaCTTTTAAttcacatacatttttataatatagACTCCTTGGGTACATACAGATTAATCTTAGCCGCTGTACTTTCTACTTTGTTGTCCTatgatttttctgtttttattcatgTGAAGCTGCTTtgtaaacaattaaacaattgtgaaaagggcaatataaataaaactgaattgaaTATTCAGCTGTATGTGTCAATGCCAATGTTTTAACTCTCACATAAACCCTGAACCCAGTCCTGATGACGTCACGTACCGTAGTTGGCCACCGCTTTTCCTCCTTTAGCTTTGATTTCCTCGACCACCCGATCAGCCGCCGCGGAGCTCTTGCCACCTCCTTTAATGTCTCCTCCCAAATCATTGACTGCGTGACAACAGAAGCTGCGATCACAATCAAATGGAGATGAACAACCTgctgtgtgtgcgcgtgcgtgtgttGTTTTTCTCACCGATGACCGCTGCACCCCGCTCTCCAAACGCCAGCGCGTATTCCCTCCCCAAACCTGAGAAATACACAAAACAACATTCGTGACATCAGGACCCCTGCACAGAACTCGTGGCTTCTCTAAAAGTGCTGCTTGATTTAATGATGTTATGTAAGTGTTTTTGTGTTTCATCTGCTCTTTGTACTTTGATCAACACAGCAAAGGTCAGCGCATTTCACACAACTCACTGTCCTCATAATAACGAGCAATCATAGAAAATAACAACGTTTAAAGATGTTGCTCACAGTTATATTGCATCTTCAATATTTACACAAACACTGACAGTGATGAAGAATAAAACCAAACTGACCTCCTCCGGCTCCTGTCACGAGCACAACTCTCCCATCAAACGTCAAAGACATCTTTAGATTATATGATAATTCAGATAATCTGTTTGTAGATCACAGCGCCAGATTCTCGGGATCTATCGGTCTAAATATCCTCGGATCTTATAAAAACTCACTCACTGCACGGTGACTTTTGCCCTACTTCCGCTTACGGAGCCCCGCCCCCGACCTCACGCCACAGGAGCCAATCAGATCCGCGAATCTTTAAACTGCTGAGAGAAAGTGTTTTAACGTTTCATGTTTTTGTGTCATTCGTCTTTTATGGTTCACTGCTGATGAAAATAAATTCAAAAATTTAAATATCTATTTTTTTTGCATACTACGGTTGTTGGTTAAAATGTCACATTAAAATGATCCACGAGCACTACTACTTATGTAGTTATTTATTAGCAGACACACGTCAGTAAACGGATCGATTCTTCACATTCAAGAGATCCGATATCCAGTCCCAGGCTCCGTGTGTTTGTCAGAGAAAAGTGATGTGAATAAAATCTGTTGCCCTCTGACTTGATGCTGCTTGTGCTCGTGTCAGTGTTTAAATGTTGTAGGAGgaatgaataataataagtgAATATTTTCGTCCTCTCCGCATTATTCGTGATTCATGAGGTCGGTGTTTATGTGGCGCGTATGTCCGTTGTTCCAGTGCGCATGC
This window encodes:
- the hsd17b4 gene encoding peroxisomal multifunctional enzyme type 2; translation: MSLTFDGRVVLVTGAGGGLGREYALAFGERGAAVIVNDLGGDIKGGGKSSAAADRVVEEIKAKGGKAVANYDSVEDGEKLIQTALDAFGRIDIVINNAGILRDRSFGRTSDLDWDLIHRVHLRGSFLVTRAAWNHMKNQKFGRIIMTSSAAGIYGNFGQANYSAAKLGALGLSNTLAIEGQKYNIHCNTIAPTAGSRLTQTVMPPDLLESLKAEYVAPLVLWLCHEDCQENGSLFEVGAGWIGKLRWERSLGRIVRQKNLSMTPEAVRDTWDEICDFTDAGKPSSIQESLQTLVDVLSRVDTEDGIKANPTSTAVRINPSDAVGRSLSEMSFTYTHMNTILYALGVGMSTKDPDHLKFLFEGHEDFSCLPTFGVIPAQGSMMGLGSVPGLDIDFTRLLHGEQYLELFKPLPTSGTLTSKTTVADVLDKGSGMIILLDVHTYSGQDLVCYNQFSVFIVGAGGFGGKRTSERAVATAPPPNRPPDAVTVDKTSKDQAALYRLSGDWNPLHIDPSFAAMGGFKAPILHGLCSFGFATRHVLKQYAENDVSRFKSIKVRFVKPVYPGQSLQTEMWKEGNRIHIQCKVKETGGVVLSGAYIDLHAGSSVSRGPPEKEELQSDLVFAEIERRIKDVGGELVKKVNAVFGWEITKDGETVRQWTMDLKSGRGDLHREAYKGKTDVTFTVPDEIFMEVVKGKLNPQKAFFAGKLKIRGNIMLSQKLEMILKDYAKL